DNA sequence from the Diorhabda sublineata isolate icDioSubl1.1 chromosome 6, icDioSubl1.1, whole genome shotgun sequence genome:
gaattttttataccaattctggCACGTGCGCACTGTAAAGTAATCAGCACCTTTATGGTGGAAAAAGATATTACATTACCCCCTTGAAAGTTTCAGGGCGCAACTGAaatccacttttttattatttgagctagcgaaaaaaaaaattgtccagGAAAGAGAAAAATCTGTTTATTGTATGGGACCATAAacagattttttaatttgaaaaaattggaaagtcCTGCGGTTAAATGGTTATTACACTGAAGtcatagaaaactaaaaatatcaatttgatcaattttaaGAGAGCTTAATATAGCTAAATCTTATTAAAATTCACAGAAATATCACGATTTACCTGAGATCAACCCAAGCATGTCTTGTTTACTCCACTAAATGGCGGAAAGTTAATTATTTAAcgtttctaatttatttattaacaaatagatGAAGACAacgatagttttttttttaatattgaggATCATACTAGAAAGTGTCAGCTGGAACAAACTCTACTGAACAAAGATAAGGGACAAAGATAAGAAACAATAAAGAGCAGCTAGAATTCAAAACTAATCAacataaataattgtaatgatgCTTATCCTTCAACTTAACTGAAAATTAGTTTACCAAAACGGTTTTCAAGTTAACAATCTGTCTGATTTGTCTTTTGGAACTTCCAATTTCCatgttaatgaaaaatttttaattaaaaacagtATTACATGCTATCACTACAACAATAATCACAATTACAATGTCTAACaggcgtttcaataaccaagttatcgtttttaGAAACTGCAGGTAAACTCTCTGAAGAGTTTATGCttttacataaataattcaCCTTCAGTAAATCTTAATAGAACAAACAGAGTGTGTTAGcctcatattttatatatttataatgaattaacACTATATTGAACCAAATAAACACATGACTAAAACAGGCAGAAGTTTTTTTAGAAGGTCtagtaaaaatagataaaaccTTATTTCACTTACCTTATAATGGCACCTAGAAAAATgatgtttgaaataatttcacatatttagACAAAAAATTTTAGCAGAGCAGTTTTTCCCTTTgaagataaatgaaaatagattttaGCTTTTGTGAAAgaatagatttttataaaaattagaacaaagatgtgttgaaactaaaaatacttttactattgaattataatttattatttccataaaaatgtgaaaatttttcatttttcttccatattctagaatatttcaataattatatttcaatttatgcGTCACGTTTAATAATCGAACAAAGGAAccattttctttatgaaattcagaatatttattaatattatcattataatttttttatttataaataacttttgagtttgtaaaatattaaaattaaatattattgaactgactaatttagagaaaataaagatatagaaataaaaataaaacgagaCAACGCCTTGTTACCCCGACTGAAGATTTTCAGATAAAATCATATTCACAAAAGCCACACCAAATCTACATACATTTTACGTAATTTCCTAAAAAACCATACTTCTAATATTTAACCCACAAACCATTAAATCTAGCACTTTTAATAATAGAAagttatttttacattttataataattataaaatctacTTATAGGTCATCAAAAAAGATTGAAACATTTACATTTCCGGGGAAAGGAGAACTATCCATTGCGGTTTCCATTATGTCTCGATTTTCCACCTACTATACTTATTCACATTatacaaatacaacaatcaatttgataaaaaacaacaCATTTCAcgaaaaaaacgtcaaaaaagcTTTTTTATCGCCATTCCACCATCATCGTCAGCTTGCATTTTTGACAACATTTGACAGAAGTTGAGGTTAGTGTGGGTTAATGGCGTACTTCGGAGCgcgaaatttgaaatttcgatcGTAATacctgtttttgaaataaattttacaagtgaatttttttgaattgaaatggTTAAAAAAGGCGTATTATCTATTCGAATTAAATATGACCTTGATAAAtctagaaataagaaaatactaCCGCATGCAATTTAAAATAtcccaataaaaataaattatcatcaGGAggacaaaaatactttttttttacaatttctagTGGTCTACTCACCTTCTAAgatcttaaatatattttattgctcatattataaattttctctGTTTAAAAATTCGCATTTTATTagtgaaaaaatcgaattataatttataaatattcaaattaaaataattttcacccaactttttaaaactgaaaatatatattctattcCATTTTTAAATACTACAATTTAGTATCAAGATTTGagatttatatgaaattattattattcaattgtaAATTCAAACATCAATGAAAAATTAAGGGTCGTTTCATCGGAtaactattcaaatatttctgtatgccaaacattaaattaatatcaagtttttgcattaataataacatataaacaccaaatttgataattttctctaaaaatattcaatttaccCATGCAAAGAATACGATTAAATGTCAATATGTATTTTAACTATTATTGGTTACATCAATAGGAGTTTCCAAAAACCGTTGTtgcatttgaactactgttTCTACCAATTCACCAACCCTCACAATTACTCTGTCTGATCTTTTGAACCTTCTCAGGGGCACCAAGgacaaaaaaatgtcattatgAGCGTTGGTGTAGTGGAAGAAAACAGCAAATTCAGCTTTGGTTATCGTTAGGCCATTTTATGGatagtagaaataaataattgtactaaaactaatttaaaataaatctcGTACATCCCTGAGATGCTTAATATTGCAATAAAACCATATTTACCCTTTTTATAATGTTGATACTTCCTAATTACCTTACTCCATGTAATATCTGATACTTTCCAAATAATGAAACAACCGAAAACACTTAattgttccaataattttttaaatgtttaataattttaaaatctacTTAAACAATCGttctaaattttgatttgagagTACTCTAATGGATGGTAGatctaattattaaaaaataattgagatatATTGCTCTACGATGCTAGTTTAATTTTGAAAGTTGTACTTCATCGaatgatttttatgttttatataaactatGAAGATAACAACATGAGTTGTCTTTATACTAATTCATATAACCAATAGTTCCaatacataaaaacattttagattttaaatgggtcataaattgaattttcattgtggtcaattttaaatacatttttataatgatttacATCTATTAGTTCTCTAtattaactaaaatataatgaaattcaaTATGACccattaaaaactatttttttttgttttttttttctactatctcaaaataaaagtaatacaATCGATACATACAAACAGGCGGACCTACCTTTGGTGGATTGAGCACCCtattgaaaaagtaaatttcaTCTTCGGTTACAATCGGACTGTGGATGTACTTCTTGAGTCCACCTGGAGTGAGTTTCTTGACTTGTTTGTTGATTTCATCGTACATAGACGCGCATATGTAGACGTCAGATTCAGGTATTTCCGTTGGTCGATCTATAAATGGAACATCAAATATCAGTACTCACCttttaaaaacacattttacTGAATACGttgagaatttattttcctatacaatacactttttaattcattgttatattattataaatatatattatatattgcACCAAAGCTGGAACAAATATAGGATTTTCTGTGATCCATTAAAAATTTGACTCCTTTGTGAGTTGGAACCCAGTACTCCTATATGTCAACTATGAGTTGAGCTCGACTATGAGAAAGAATCTGTCACATTTCAGATAGTTTATTTTTAGGCTCATATATATTTACGGTAATTTATCCTCTTTGGTGGTgcttaaatatttaaatttacttCCTCGCTGATGTTTATACTTACATATCACCCAATCGCTCAATTCTAAAACATGGCACTTTCCAATAATACTGACAATAGGACTGGTTTCTTCTAAACTGGATAAAAATACTTCTTGTTTGTAAAATAGCCTAGTTGGATTGTGAGGTATATCCGTTGGTTGTATAAACCAAGGGCCACGAAAGTAACATTTACCActgcaaaaaaaattctttataaattaGATATAACAATTACATCGATACCGGTAGTTTTAAACAAACtccttattttcaatttgagtTCCAAAAGAGACACTCACAGTGTTCATAGAATAAATCTAGTACTAAAGAATGAACTTCGATGCCAGATAAACAACAAGGGACAAAATCAAGAAACAACTGAGATACAAAGAGTACCACTAACTATCTATTAAATGCAGATGTTATGAAATTAGAAAACAATATACATAGAAAAGACAAAGATGAAGAATAATGGCAAACATACTCACTCCTTCGTTTCCCAAATACTATCTATTTGTGCTATAATTTGTTTACCCCCATCAGCTACAACATACACGTAATCGCCCGTTTTAATCACACCAGAACACATTGTATTAAACTGTTCGTAATATGTGTTACCGTCATCTATGTCCATATTATTGTCGGCCACCACATtctgaaaacaaatattatcaGTCTGTtgacattttctaaatttttttaaataaaaactttcaacttaccaatttttccttttcatcGAATCTTTCTAAATCTTCCAATTCTTGTAGCTCGTCTTTGTGTTTTTCTATGCGTTCACGAAACACAGACATAACCCTTTTGGGTTGAATTGGAACTTCCCTAGGTACTAGTTTTATTGTAGGATTATCGGGGTagactttaatttttttaaataatctagTCCTAGTTCTATATCGAGATTCACACACATATACATCTTTGTCTTCATAACCtacaaatcaaatatatttgtgCAGAAAGGACAACGAATAAAccgaagaaaattattattaataataggTAGCAGTTGAAACTaaagaacaaagaaatattcaaatcagtGGTGAAGAACTACATGGagatgagaaaaaatatatcaactaatactgaaaagaaaaatactatcgaaacatgaaatttgttaaatgagaaaataaaagttgagaatataaactaatttaataaattatctggtaaaattctacaaaagtttgtgaaaaataaaaaaaaacagttctaGTATGTGATATAAATGACACATGTACATATCTGAGTTTAATCTCTGGATACTGTTGACATTGGAATAAGAATATACCATTTACAGTTGAAAATTAGTAGCgcaattcaatttaattttattttatggtaCAAAAACACATATGTGCTTAATAAACATCTAACTTGGTATAGAGAGTTAAAAGATGTCCTTGAATGAAACAGTCACTTCGAAAacatttgaggaaaaaaatagttttaatgcatgagttctttttatttatttatattgtttctttaatttctaGAACTCTTAAgaattcttttgggatatataaagagtatagcgcagtttagttagtttataataaatagtcgtagtatAGTATTATAGActgaaatagaaagtaatcgaagaatttaaacaTATTATATAAGTTAATTAGTGATAAgtgattatataaattagttaaatgtagtacaaaatatttaaacaaattaagaaataagaGACAGAattagaaatcgtataaataaataaataagaaaaacattagaATATGAATCCAACCCATATACCGATAACATTTGGTTATTGTTTTGAAGGTAACTTAGCTCAAAAATAGAGAATATTAACCCTTGTGTGATTGATGAGGTACCTGGGTTCCCTTAGAATTATcatatttaaagaaaagtttAGCTCTCTGTAGGTAGCTGTGATTTCCTAAGAGCTTGTAACTATTCGTTAGTTGTATATTTTTGACCCAATCAactattttcaatgttttgtaaaaactaaaacatatttttatctcGAAATAGAGTGACAAAGTAGTCGGGTACTGCCTTTTAAAATCTAGTTTAGTCTAACTCATAGATTTCGAAGATCCAGAAGATGTCGAAAGCCCTAGTTCTTGACCTAGCACGTTCTATATTGCAGATCTTACATTGtgaattttttagttttgttctaTATTTTCACGACACAGTTGTAGACTCAATgatttcaaaaactttctatGTCTATATGCTGCCAAGCTGCAATGTCaatgatttgtaaaaaaaaaactaaaaggtCATCGATTCAATGTAGAAACAAATCTAGATTGTTTACATTACGTATAAACTTTATGAATTTACCTCATCACTGTgataaaagtgttttatttgtCACTCACATTTTTAGACCAATCTTGTAAACATGAGGCTTGAATAGttggaaaattaaaattaaactcaCCCTCTGGCCTCATTGTAAAGTAATATTTGACATTTACAACACAACATTTGCCTATAATTTCCTCCACCGGTACAGCTACATACGAATCCGATTTGAAAacttcattttccaaaaattttcttgtCGATACGTGATATGTTTCGGCAGGCCTAAAGTAATAATTTCCGTATATCATTTGTTGCCCGTTGTTCTCCCACAATCTCTCTATACAGAGTATGTGAGTATCGCAACCTTTTTCTTTGGCTTCTAAATACACGAATTCTCCAACTTGAAAAGTccgtttttcacatttttcgttTGATGCACAGCCGTTTGTTCCATCACTATCATTAGGTTCTGCGTCATTTGTAGTATTGTTAATATTTAGTTCTTTATTTACACTAAGTTTTTTGTTATCACTGTCACTGTCTTTTTCAGTTTTCGTACATTTAACATCACTGACAGATTCTCCTTGTGTATTATCtttacttttcattttattattactaacaTCTTCACTTTGACTATTGGCTTCGTTATTATTGATTAATTGTTTCTCATCATTTGGGCTTTTACTATTGACTAATTCGTTTTCGTTACTCatcgtttcttcttcttcttcatcatcatcttcttcttctccgTTCGCTTCATTTacgttgttgatttttttactgGTATTAGTATCGTCGACCATACTTTCTTctttgatattattgaaatcTCCAGTCGATCTGATTTCTTCGTTAACATTTATCTCTTTTAATATCGAATCTTCCGAGCTCCTTGTTTCAGTTTCATCTTCGATAGATTCTTTGAGAGCTTTTTCAGCTCTAAGATCATCAATTGAAGCTCTAGCGTCAGCTTCGGTATAAAGAAGAGCAGGCGATGTCAACAGCTCTCCGTTTTTAACCAATTCGTCTCTTTGTCTGATGAAATATAATTGTAGCTCTATGGAATCTTCGAAAACTTGTGAATCAGTCCTAGAAAGGTTCCTTGCTCGTTCCATGCAAGCAAAAAAGTCTTCTTGAAACACGTCCAAACGTTTGTACATACCTTTATCCATTCTCCTCTTTATTACATCTAAAGAAAGGGCTCGAACTCTGTAACATAAGGTTgatttaatgtttgttttttcgaaaacgTGATCGATAAAAGAAAACCCTTACTTTTTCCCGTTTATCTCTTCGTGCTCGGGTAGGTCTAACATCGAATCAGAATAGCATCTACCGTCATCGTCTTGATAATTGTAGACGTTGGTGAATAAATTGAGGAAGATATCCTGCACCGCAGCAGATACATCGGGCACGGTATTTTCGTCTTCTTTAAGTTGCATCTTAGTTTGAAAAAGAAACCTTTGAAGAACTAGTGCGTCTTTGTACAATTGTGAATCAGGTTCGTTATATTTACAAGCATTATCGAAAAGTAATACAAAATCGGTTGCTagttcttcaatattttcataatcgTTCGAACggattttttgagatattttttccatatctaTTGGATTACTTATTACTTCATAATAATCGGGGTATTCCATTTTTGACGGTAATCGCATAAAAGCTTGGGACAATTGTCGATTGTCTTTAGGATCACGATAATATCTTATAGCTTCAAAGAAACCTTTTAGAGTTTTTTCTAGAGGTGACAGGATCCGCCTGGGTTTGtatctaaaatcaaaatatttcaatcaacaatcaaaattatacataataaaacgaattattgtgaaaaaactcATTTCTAATGTAGTACAGCATTGCAAAACTATTCCCCGTACATAGGAACCTTCATCAAAGTCAATTAGGCAAATAACACCTAAATAGAAATAGCAATCGACTTTATGGGTCTTTTAAGACCAGCCAAATCTACCAAAAGTtgtttctttggaattttatcaaCATAAGACGATCAATTCAGAAGAGTATACGACCATTTGTTTGCCGGGAATCATTGAAGGAATGCGGAAAACGCCAAATGATATGACTATCCACCATACAGCCCTGATTTGTCACCCAAAGACTTCCTGCATATCAAAAACAAGCTACACAGTCAATGAtccaacaatttttataattataagtaGCCATTTTTTGAAGAAGGTATAAAATGTCTATCTAATTAAATTAAGCACATGACCCCAAATCGAAATGGCAACTAATTCTGTATGTCTTTCAAGACAAACCAAATCcgacaaaatttgtttttaaatggcTGCACATTCTTCAAGATCCACTGTTAATGTGTTAAAATTGGCATTGTACCAACTTTGTTTTCCAGAAGTCACTTGATAGTCAGTTGATAAACTATCTATAGCCCCGATTTGGCACCCAATGACTTCCTTTTGTTCCTGCTTATCAAAAACCAACTACAGGGTCAAtgattcaacaatttttattactacaagatctgtttttggaaaattgtttaaatGGATTGAAATTTTAAGGAACATGGTCACTTCAATATAAAATCTTCATCCAAGTTAATTAAGCATAAGACCGTCAGCTTTGAATGACACACAACCATTTTTTTGCCAGAAGTCATTAGAGAAAACGCCAGGTGATGGATTATCTAGTCTTGATTTAACCGTACAGCCCTGATTTGGTATCTAATGACTTCTTTTTGTTCCTGTATCACCAAACAGTCCCGATTTGatacccaatgatttctttttatccCTATATCACTGTATAGCTCAGATTTAGTACCTAATGACTTCCTTGAGTTCTTGTATATCACGGAACTGTATATTCAACAATTGAACGGTTTCCATCACTAAAAGAAGTTTTTAGAAAATGATCTAGACGCATGGAAATTTCATGGAATGTCGACATAAAATTCTTATTGAAGttgtattttatgtatataatacAGGATGATTGAAAGATGATACAATTATTATAGAATCTGAACTAGGTGGAGATTTGGttaagaactaaaaaaatgaGTGCAgtcaatttatatattcttaCGGTTTCAAAACTATCCTTTCCCTCTTTGGTTTTTCGGGCGTTATATTAACAGGTTTGAGTTGAATAGGTCTATTCAACAGGTACTTTTCGAGATTATTGGCATCTTCATAAATAGGagaattttcttcattaaattGTCTGCAGTTATTGAACATTAATTTGAAATCTTTAACGAGATCAGCCTCACTACTATACTGTTCCCCTTTGATTTTCGATtcaatttcaagaaaatctaTTGGTTCCGATATTACTTCGTAATATTCGGGATAAAGCTTCTTAGACGGTTTCTCTATGAACGCCAGCATCGGTTTTCTACCATCTTCAgtctagaaataatttatattttattaaataataaacaagatTCGAAATATATTTACCGTATAATCCAACATATATTTGGCTATGAGATGTAAACGTTTCTTTAGTATGGTAGAATCTTTTGGAGGACGTCCTCTTGTAGGTGCATACGTTCCCAAAGGATTATTTTTCGGTTTAGGACCAGGCTTTCGTCGTATCACCGTATTTTCTGTAAATAACTAAAACGCCACATCGCTGTCTTTCATTATGTTTTATTAAGCTTTCGTAAACTAAAGGGTTAGGAGCATTAGCAAGCATTAAACACATTTATAAAACATCATCTTATTAGCTAAGCATAAAACggaacaaaaaatatcgattttgttaccaaaaaataatttttctaggtGTTCTGTTTAAATTTTCCTATTGTTAAGTAGAGATGTCACTAAATACACCCTTTGCATTAATGCTTGAGTTTAGAGTACTTTAAATGTCTCTATAATGAGTGAAAGGTAGGGTAGTACTAAAACTAACTTTCAGAGacaaattattacattttttaggAGAACGATATGTTgggttttattttgtttccaaattCAGCATACTCCCTCAATTAATTTagagttattaaatttttatctcaACTGCTTTAGCCATTGCTATATAACTAATAATCCCACCGGAGGAGGAGACCCAATCTTATACCAACacctattttgattttttggacaTCCTATAGTCTATACTTTAATTATTTCAGTATTTAGATCAATTTCCCATGTTGTTAGACaagaaagtagaaaaaaaagaagcttttggAACATTAGGAATAGTTTATTCCATAATAGCAGTAGGTCTTTTAGGATTTATTGTTTGAGCTCATCATATagacaatttataaaaaaaacagtctccTAAGACATTTAACAGTTTGTCTTGGTTTTAACCACAACAGAAAAACTTTTGGTAACATATATAGGATAACATAAAATAGTTAGatggttaaaataaaaatacaaaaacaagcAAGTGCGTTAGCATACCTTTCGGTTTTTGTTAGTAACTCTTTGTGTTACCTGATCAACATCAAGTAGCTCTTGAACTTTAGACTGCATCAGTTTTTGTAACCTTACAGCATCctgaagataaaattaaaacgaCATTTACTATAAATCActaacaaatgaaataattttataattgtagAAATTCAATTGCCAAGTAAAACCACATGAATTGGATCggcaaatatttatttcaaagacattacaatattgaaaaaataattttgattcataaattaaatattctttattacaTAATAGGCATTATATTGATAGTTTTGAGAGATTTACTAGatgatcaataaaaataaatgttaaatttttccaaaattgtgttAAGCGATACTTGACAGCACATGTGAAAtgattttcatcatttttattcaaatttatcatatagtccaaataaattttttttcctccaATTAAATGACAAGATTCTATATAAATTGAAGCCctgtaaaaaatgtttacctTATACAGTTTAGAGGTAGGAATATTGTACTTTTTGGCATTTTCAAACATTATAGTCAAATCTCCTGCCACTTCGCTTAAAGTACCATAACCTTTCATGACTAGTTTCTTTCTTATTTGGTTCAAAGACATTGGATTTTTAATTTCACGATAATAGTCTGGATAGAATCTTCGAGAAGGAAGCTTCCAAAATGGATCTGACATTGGCCTGCCGTTTGTACCAGTTGCGGTCCTTACAGTTTCAAACAGTTTCCAATGGGGATGTTTGAGATCTATTGATGCTTCAAGCTAAACAAAACCACGTAtataattcaagaaaaatcattaaaaaattgtgtttgaactaaaattctctttttttaacCTCAAAGTTTATTAAAGCAGTAtgaattcaacaaaattttcaaacctCCTGTAGTTTGAAGCTATTTGGCTTAGTTTTATATTAGTACTGTCTCTTAGTACTTTGGttctataaaattgaaaaatcaacatttttgataatatttttttactttttaaaatggaataaaattctcaatttacaaaaatattgattttcattgatttcattttcatatgattctttaaaaataaataaataatctttgactactttgcaaaaaataatgaactaaaATCATAAAACTATGAAGTTCCcaagtgagatatttcccatatttattttcataaatccTCCTAAAAACAAGACTTTAAAAAAGTAATAGTAGTAGTAGATTCATATTATAGGGTCAGACTACCGGGGGCCAATTTCAAgtgacattttaaaattttactcACGTCATGGTCCTCGGTATCAGATCCTTCTTTATTACTAGACGATCGAACACTTCCACTTCTTACTTTCCTATGTTTAAATCTTAAGCCGTCACTAATAGGTGATACACTTGCTCCAGACCTGTGAAACCTATTGAGCCTTGGACTAACACCTACTCTATTTACACTTGATACACTATTTCTATTTACACTACCATTACCACTAAGTCTTTCCCGCACCGAAAC
Encoded proteins:
- the LOC130446098 gene encoding protein polybromo-1 isoform X2, which codes for MSKRRRAGSLPKYTEDDSLDSIEASTSSGPTAHKRRKLFDPMEVCHQLVDILRNHKKEDGSLLSESFIRIPKRRQEPSYYEVVSNPIDLQKIHQKLKMDEYEDIDDLQCDIELMVNNAKSFYKKNTQEYKDAVEILDLFIITKNKLLTVDEDSSSKKSATNNKKHQQSPAVQTNSRRSLTKIVTKNNVNHDNDDDENDTDNSNDEEDNPFEELLTAVLNAKDENNKLLHLAFQLLPSKKRYPDYYEVIEQPVDLKMVTNKVNNNKYKFLIEMERDLLLMCKNACLYNEPGSHIYKQAKTLRKFVQAKRIEIDQRRGTMPVLATTVKNNSSPNAKTLGTRTSLNSSRTSVNSNSKSPPNSTKYRRSPSVTRSSSLLNSTRTSSGVNSRWHTPVSVRERLSGNGSVNRNSVSSVNRVGVSPRLNRFHRSGASVSPISDGLRFKHRKVRSGSVRSSSNKEGSDTEDHDLEASIDLKHPHWKLFETVRTATGTNGRPMSDPFWKLPSRRFYPDYYREIKNPMSLNQIRKKLVMKGYGTLSEVAGDLTIMFENAKKYNIPTSKLYKDAVRLQKLMQSKVQELLDVDQLFTENTVIRRKPGPKPKNNPLGTYAPTRGRPPKDSTILKKRLHLIAKYMLDYTTEDGRKPMLAFIEKPSKKLYPEYYEVISEPIDFLEIESKIKGEQYSSEADLVKDFKLMFNNCRQFNEENSPIYEDANNLEKYLLNRPIQLKPVNITPEKPKRERIVLKPYKPRRILSPLEKTLKGFFEAIRYYRDPKDNRQLSQAFMRLPSKMEYPDYYEVISNPIDMEKISQKIRSNDYENIEELATDFVLLFDNACKYNEPDSQLYKDALVLQRFLFQTKMQLKEDENTVPDVSAAVQDIFLNLFTNVYNYQDDDGRCYSDSMLDLPEHEEINGKKVRALSLDVIKRRMDKGMYKRLDVFQEDFFACMERARNLSRTDSQVFEDSIELQLYFIRQRDELVKNGELLTSPALLYTEADARASIDDLRAEKALKESIEDETETRSSEDSILKEINVNEEIRSTGDFNNIKEESMVDDTNTSKKINNVNEANGEEEDDDEEEEETMSNENELVNSKSPNDEKQLINNNEANSQSEDVSNNKMKSKDNTQGESVSDVKCTKTEKDSDSDNKKLSVNKELNINNTTNDAEPNDSDGTNGCASNEKCEKRTFQVGEFVYLEAKEKGCDTHILCIERLWENNGQQMIYGNYYFRPAETYHVSTRKFLENEVFKSDSYVAVPVEEIIGKCCVVNVKYYFTMRPEGYEDKDVYVCESRYRTRTRLFKKIKVYPDNPTIKLVPREVPIQPKRVMSVFRERIEKHKDELQELEDLERFDEKEKLNVVADNNMDIDDGNTYYEQFNTMCSGVIKTGDYVYVVADGGKQIIAQIDSIWETKDGKCYFRGPWFIQPTDIPHNPTRLFYKQEVFLSSLEETSPIVSIIGKCHVLELSDWVIYRPTEIPESDVYICASMYDEINKQVKKLTPGGLKKYIHSPIVTEDEIYFFNRVLNPPKEASPQLTKMNDMDITMEDSLDGGPPSVGSGEIPSVIPSTPVSTTPVPTPVPTSKKKSNKNKVVTGYILYSREVRKQVVQNNPESTFGDISRIVGSEWKSLPQHEKQQWEEKASKLNEETKALLLLEQEQCGSPASSQPPPPPVDQVFECLWDNCDYQFEEVSDLIEHCVKDKESQGHVQAFYQENALTEFNCYWRNCSRAKKNVQPFPNMTRLIRHVRDMHINKGNGRSVPPENRSKNFKPSSKPPAVSRPTPSATPNAPPPVLSPNAQKPQEPMFISVPPRPQRVLHSEAYIKYIEGLQAENKHISPWERTLQATQENTPEPDMEKIKNVAVWLGRKADQHDNVVAALWNLRNQLLKDTLSLHKTL